The nucleotide sequence CTCCAAAGAGAATAAAGGCCGTGCAGGCCATTAATACGGAAAGTGGATGTTCTTTTGTCCAGTCAAAAAGATTCATGGCTGATTCACAGTCAGATACCAGGGCTCTTTCAGAGAATTCCCCAGAGTATCCGACAAGGTTTCTGAAAGGGAGAATGTGACTATCCCGGGGAGTCCTGTATCGCTGATATTCAGGTGAATACGAATCAGGCTTTCTCCCGGACCGGGGGAAACGGCAGGTCCGGGTGTCTGAGAACCGTCATAGACCTCATATCCAATGGTTTCAAAGCTCAGAACCGCCGAATCAAAAGAGAGGGCATTCATCAAACTGAACTGACTGATTGTTCCGGCATCTGAGCGGACAAAGAGAAAATCAAGAAAAGCCGTCGTGGAATCTGATGCTCCCAGGGAGCTGTTCAGGCTCAAAATCTGTGGAAGAACCCCGGAACTGTCGGAACAGAAGGCTAATGAAATCACTTCCGGGGGGCGGCTCTCCACACCATCTGCTAAAAGGAGGTAATTCTGCTCCAGCAGGTTCAGTTCGTAATGCCCCTCCCAGTCGAGGGACTCAAAACTCAGGGTAAAGTCTTGAAAGTTGCTGTTCCAATTTACATCATAAGGAGATTCAGGAGTGAGGCGTACAAGATTCAATCGTTCTTCCTCATTCATGATTCTGTTGACATGCCCCGTTATGACATCATCTTTCTCCACTCCCGTATTGATCCCCGAAGGATCCAGCTCGCCGCCGGAGGAAGTAAGAATGATAGATTCCAATAGAGGATCATCCCGGGCAGTTACTGTGTATATCAGGTCTATTTCCCGATCCATCCTGTTCCCGGCCTGATCCATCAGGCTTTTTGAAATGGAGAGTGTATACTCTTTGCCGTTTTCAAAATCTTCCAGAGGATGAACAATGACTTTGTTGTCCACCCATTCCAGGAAATATTTCAGGTTCGGTACTATTGAAAAGGCATCCCTGAAACTCTGCTGATCCAGGGATTCAGAAAACAGCAGGGTGAACTCTTGTCTCAGATTTGTGATCTTTGAAAAATCGACTGGTTCGGCTTTCCTGAAAAGGGGGGCTTCATGGTCTGATCCTGTGGCAAATTCAGTGCTCCACTCTTGAGAGAAGGAATTTCCGAACCCGTCTTCTGCAGTTTTTTTCAGAGACATTGTGTAGGATTTATCCGCAGCAAATCCCTGATAGGGGAGAAATCGCATTCTGTTTTCCTCCCAGATGAAATCTCCTTGAATATCCACTTCATTTTCAGTCAGAGAAAAGGCTGCTTCTGTGAGGCTCTGGTTCATGGAAGTTGAGAAATCAAGACTCACTTCATGCAGCTCCGGGGCTTCCTGATTCTCTTCTCCGGGAGACCATGAAATGATCTCGGGAGCCTCCATATGTTTCAGCTCTTCGATGAACCGGCAGCTCACAACAGACAGTAGACAGATCAGTGCCGGAAGAAAGAGCCTTTTCATAATCGGGCCACCCGGAAGAGCTGACGGACATCCTCGGGGAAAAAGCTGCCCTCATCGTTGACAATGCCTCCTTCTCCCCCGGGCAGTTCCAGAATGTAGTAGTAGTCCGAAAGGGCATCGGCGTTGAATCCTGAGAACAGGACGGTCATGGTGGTGTCGGTGGTCCATGAAAATAGACCTGCCCGGGGACTGCCTCCGGAACTGAAGAGCTCGAAGATATTGAGCCTGGTTTGTACATTCTGTTTCTCCAGATCACTCGTAAAGGGTCTGGAAAAGGTAAAGCGGAAACTCAGGCTGAAAGGGGATACAGGACCGGCAGGCAGATCATAGGACAGGTCTGAATTGTAGCTGTTCAAGGTGAAACCACCATAGGACAGACATTCCAGAGTCAGCAGTGACTGTTCTTCGATAGCGGGAGTAAAATCGCAATAAAAATCTGAACTCATTGTGATTCCTGTATTTCCCTGGGCTGAAGAGGCGATGCGAAGCCTGTAGGATTGGGACATCCTGAATCCGTCTCTAGGCAGAAAAACAAGATCTTCTATGCCCGTCCTCAGGGGATCATTACTCCAGAAAAAATCACCTGCCAGTGAGGGGGTCAGGGTAAAGGCACTCTCAGTGAGGCTGTGGTCCATGGGCTGTGAAAAATGGATCCTCAGTGCCTGATCATGGGTCAGAGTTGTCAGACTCCCCTCAAGAGGTTCAAAATCGGTTGATCCATCTCTGCTGCAGCTCCCCACCGACAGGACCGATGGTATTTCCGTACCATATTGAACATAGAAAGAACTCTCCCATGAAGGAAACAGAGGGGTCCCCGAGCTGTTCTTGACTTCATCGGTCATTTTGATGGTATAAGTCTTCAGGTTCTCCCAGTCTTCAACCGGACTCAAAAGGAGAGTGTGATCCGACCATCTGCGGTTCATCTCTATGTCAGGACTGATGCTGAGACCCCTGACGAGGGACGCCTCATCTACATCATTTGAAAAATTGATCACTAACTCTGCATTTTCAGAGACAATGGTACCATCAGACGGCCAGAAGGAGAGAATCCGTAAGGGCGTAAACTCACTCTTCACCCAGTAGAAGGGCAGCGAAAGTTTTGATTCGACTGACTTGCCGTCACCGCGGGTGTAGTACCCGTTAAATTCAAGATGATATTCCAATCCAGCCACTGGATCCGACAGGGGGAACATTGTCAATGTTCTATCATCCTCCCAGAGTATTTTGACATCTACCTTGCCGTCGTGGTCTTTGATACTTACAGTTTGTTCCACCGAATATTGATCCACATCCTGAACAAAGCGGATCAAAACAGGACTGCCCTGACTCAACACTTCGTATTCCTCGGCGGGAGAAGATGTGTAATCTTCAGAATGATTCAGTTCCACCAGTGAGCAGCCGGGAATCAACAGAAGAAAGAATGCCGGTACCAAGCCGTGTATCTTCATCTGACCCGTACCTCCATTCCGTCTCTGAGAAGCTCAGAAGGGAGTCTGACGATTCGGTCTCCTTCCTTCAGGCCCTCCAGAACGGGGAATCTTCTCCCCTTTTCTTCTTCAATGGTTATTTTTTTAAGAAACAGATAATTCTGACGGATTATAAACACCCCAGGGTCTTCTGCTCCTGTGATGGATTCGGCTGGAATCATGATTTGTTCAATAGGATTTTTCAACTCTATCCGCAGCCGGACGAACTGACCGATTTTAAAGACGCCTTCATCATTTCCGATCAGAACCTTGACTTCTCCGCTTCTTGATTCCTTTTGAATCCAGGGTGAGATCATATGAATCTGTCCCCTGTGTTCGGATCCGTCACTGTCGCTTAAAACAAGAACTTCCTGGCCGGTTTTTACGTTGAGCAGGTCTTTTTCGCTCAACTGAAGGAGAGCGTAGACTTGATCTACCGGGTAGATCATGTATAGAGGCTGGTTTTCCTGAGCCCTCTCTCCAATATCCATATACTTTCGGGCAATGATGCCGCTTATAGGAGCCTTGATACGGCACTCCTCCATATACA is from Oceanispirochaeta sp. and encodes:
- a CDS encoding Ig-like domain-containing protein, with product MKRLFLPALICLLSVVSCRFIEELKHMEAPEIISWSPGEENQEAPELHEVSLDFSTSMNQSLTEAAFSLTENEVDIQGDFIWEENRMRFLPYQGFAADKSYTMSLKKTAEDGFGNSFSQEWSTEFATGSDHEAPLFRKAEPVDFSKITNLRQEFTLLFSESLDQQSFRDAFSIVPNLKYFLEWVDNKVIVHPLEDFENGKEYTLSISKSLMDQAGNRMDREIDLIYTVTARDDPLLESIILTSSGGELDPSGINTGVEKDDVITGHVNRIMNEEERLNLVRLTPESPYDVNWNSNFQDFTLSFESLDWEGHYELNLLEQNYLLLADGVESRPPEVISLAFCSDSSGVLPQILSLNSSLGASDSTTAFLDFLFVRSDAGTISQFSLMNALSFDSAVLSFETIGYEVYDGSQTPGPAVSPGPGESLIRIHLNISDTGLPGIVTFSLSETLSDTLGNSLKEPWYLTVNQP
- a CDS encoding Ig-like domain-containing protein, with amino-acid sequence MKIHGLVPAFFLLLIPGCSLVELNHSEDYTSSPAEEYEVLSQGSPVLIRFVQDVDQYSVEQTVSIKDHDGKVDVKILWEDDRTLTMFPLSDPVAGLEYHLEFNGYYTRGDGKSVESKLSLPFYWVKSEFTPLRILSFWPSDGTIVSENAELVINFSNDVDEASLVRGLSISPDIEMNRRWSDHTLLLSPVEDWENLKTYTIKMTDEVKNSSGTPLFPSWESSFYVQYGTEIPSVLSVGSCSRDGSTDFEPLEGSLTTLTHDQALRIHFSQPMDHSLTESAFTLTPSLAGDFFWSNDPLRTGIEDLVFLPRDGFRMSQSYRLRIASSAQGNTGITMSSDFYCDFTPAIEEQSLLTLECLSYGGFTLNSYNSDLSYDLPAGPVSPFSLSFRFTFSRPFTSDLEKQNVQTRLNIFELFSSGGSPRAGLFSWTTDTTMTVLFSGFNADALSDYYYILELPGGEGGIVNDEGSFFPEDVRQLFRVARL